Proteins from a genomic interval of Pseudomonas versuta:
- a CDS encoding SMP-30/gluconolactonase/LRE family protein yields MNDDIYEFHDKRFRSLTLPNTQLERLYDKCRWAEGPVWFNDGGYLLWSDIPNQRILRWTPEQGVSVFRPASNFANGNTRDLQGRLVTCQHGTRSVTRTEPDGSITTLADQYEGKRLNSPNDVVVHRDGSIWFTDPTYGILSDYEGYQAEPEQSGRNVFRIDPDTLHITCVADDFEQPNGLAFSPDGKTLYIADSARSHDPDAAHHIRAMNVIDNCRLGESRVFTHIEPGIPDGLRVDVQGNIWTSAGDGIQCFDANGVMLGKIKLPETVANLTFGGPRRNRLFITANTSLYMIHVAVAGAQFP; encoded by the coding sequence ATGAATGATGATATCTACGAGTTTCACGACAAGCGTTTTCGCAGCCTGACCCTGCCCAACACCCAGCTTGAGCGCCTCTACGATAAGTGCCGCTGGGCAGAAGGCCCGGTGTGGTTCAACGACGGCGGCTACCTGTTGTGGAGTGACATCCCCAACCAGCGCATCCTGCGCTGGACCCCGGAGCAGGGAGTTTCGGTGTTTCGTCCGGCGTCCAATTTCGCCAATGGCAACACCCGCGACCTGCAGGGGCGGCTGGTGACCTGCCAGCACGGTACGCGCAGCGTCACCCGCACCGAACCGGATGGCAGTATCACCACCCTGGCCGATCAATATGAAGGCAAACGCCTGAACTCGCCCAACGACGTGGTAGTCCATCGCGATGGCAGTATCTGGTTCACCGACCCCACCTACGGCATCCTCAGCGATTATGAGGGCTATCAGGCCGAGCCCGAGCAGAGCGGGCGCAACGTGTTTCGCATCGACCCCGATACGTTGCACATCACCTGCGTTGCCGACGACTTCGAACAACCCAATGGCCTGGCCTTTTCGCCGGACGGCAAAACCCTGTACATCGCCGACTCAGCCCGTTCCCACGACCCGGATGCAGCCCACCACATCCGCGCCATGAACGTTATCGACAACTGCCGGCTGGGGGAGTCGAGGGTGTTTACCCATATCGAACCGGGGATTCCTGACGGGCTTCGGGTTGATGTGCAGGGCAACATCTGGACCAGCGCGGGGGATGGCATTCAATGTTTTGATGCCAACGGGGTGATGTTGGGCAAGATCAAACTGCCGGAAACAGTGGCCAATCTGACCTTCGGAGGGCCACGGCGTAACCGGCTGTTCATTACGGCCAATACCTCGCTCTACATGATTCATGTGGCAGTGGCGGGGGCGCAGTTTCCCTGA